The Argentina anserina chromosome 3, drPotAnse1.1, whole genome shotgun sequence genome includes a region encoding these proteins:
- the LOC126788105 gene encoding BOI-related E3 ubiquitin-protein ligase 1-like → MAVEAQHHHLSVFIPSQSIPNRMKSTQVNGNMYNSQMDSGLLLASTMPENYLMPLYQSSMCDQAKTSMNQAESGLTYNNFISAPRKRSRDSLMNEFNNFTVPQQKKLSSGLSSSFLDQDIAFQIQQQQSEIDRFITQHTEKVRLELEEQRRHESQMLVSAIQERIVKKLQEKDDEIQRMGKLNWVLQERVKSLFVENQIWRDLAQSNEAAANSLRSDLEQVLAHVSEEGNQTGNLATAAAPEDDAESCCGSNDYGHDTEVEGRLVGCADTVVGGGDRMCKRCGVRESKVLLLPCRHLCLCTMCGSTLQNCPVCDSVMNASVHVNFS, encoded by the exons ATGGCGGTTGAAGCTCAGCATCACCACCTCTCTGTTTTCATTCCTTCGCAGTCGATACCGAATAG AATGAAGAGTACTCAAGTAAACGGCAATATGTACAATAGCCAGATGGATTCCGGACTGCTTCTGGCTTCAACAATGCCGGAAAATTATCTTATGCCGTTGTATCAGTCTTCTATGTGTGATCAGGCTAAGACATCGATGAATCAGGCGGAAAGTGGTCTCACGTACAACAACTTCATATCTGCTCCGAGAAAACGGTCGAGAGATTCGTTAATGAATGAGTTTAACAATTTCACGGTTCCTCAGCAGAAGAAACTCTCGTCCGGTCTTTCATCATCGTTTCTCGACCAAGACATTGCCTTTCAGATCCAACAACAGCAATCAGAGATCGATCGATTCATTACCCAacat ACGGAAAAAGTGAGGCTAGAACTTGAAGAACAAAGACGACATGAATCACAAATGTTAGTGTCGGCAATTCAAGAGAGAATTGTCAAGAAATTACAAGAAAAAGATGACGAGATACAAAGGATGGGAAAGCTTAATTGGGTTCTTCAAGAAAGGGTAAAAAGTCTGTTCGTGGAAAATCAAATATGGAGGGACTTGGCACAATCAAACGAAGCGGCGGCCAATTCTCTGCGCTCCGATTTAGAACAAGTGCTGGCGCACGTCAGCGAAGAAGGGAACCAAACGGGAAATTTAGCCACTGCAGCTGCGCCCGAAGATGATGCAGAGTCATGCTGCGGTAGCAACGATTACGGACATGACACTGAAGTTGAGGGGCGGTTAGTTGGTTGCGCTGACACGGTGGTTGGCGGTGGCGATAGGATGTGCAAGAGGTGTGGCGTGAGAGAGTCAAAGGTGTTGTTGCTGCCATGCAGGCATCTTTGCCTTTGTACAATGTGCGGGTCTACCCTTCAAAATTGTCCAGTTTGTGATTCTGTCATGAATGCCagcgtgcatgttaatttctcttag